A genome region from Candidatus Neomarinimicrobiota bacterium includes the following:
- a CDS encoding phosphoribosylaminoimidazolesuccinocarboxamide synthase yields the protein MGSVKDLTVLEAPTADELGVGKFTFSDRYSVFDWGEMPDHIPGKGQSLAMMAAYNFEELEKRGVTSHFISLYSKDDEGAGFDPAEPSETMFVKLTRVLPIDNNYAEYQKGIQHFLIPLEIIYRNGAPKGSSLFKKLERARGNEKEFQKILDSLNLDEEPQPGDFFPEPVYDFTTKLESTDRPVTEKQAQRMSGLEDPAFGELTRLARLVNDFITERAEQVGLQHYDGKIETMYNHGRVQLVDVLGTFDENRFLYDGEQVSKETLRQAYKAYQPEWVEAVDQAKKEAAANDDSNWKSYCAKEPEPLPDELITLVSQIYKAGANLYLGHDTFTDVPPLKDLIPELKKQKEQLTK from the coding sequence ATGGGCAGCGTAAAAGATTTGACGGTACTGGAAGCGCCAACAGCCGATGAACTCGGTGTCGGTAAGTTCACTTTTTCCGACCGCTATTCGGTCTTCGACTGGGGGGAAATGCCGGATCATATCCCCGGGAAAGGGCAGTCACTGGCAATGATGGCCGCGTATAATTTTGAGGAACTGGAGAAGCGGGGTGTGACGTCTCATTTTATTTCGCTCTATTCCAAAGATGATGAGGGCGCAGGATTCGACCCGGCTGAGCCATCCGAAACCATGTTCGTAAAATTGACCCGCGTGCTTCCCATTGACAACAATTACGCGGAATACCAAAAAGGGATCCAGCATTTTTTAATACCGCTGGAGATCATCTACCGGAACGGCGCACCCAAGGGTAGCTCGCTTTTTAAAAAATTGGAGCGCGCCCGGGGTAACGAGAAAGAATTTCAGAAAATTCTAGATTCACTGAACCTGGACGAGGAACCGCAGCCCGGCGATTTTTTTCCGGAACCCGTGTACGATTTCACCACGAAGCTCGAGAGTACCGATCGTCCGGTTACCGAAAAGCAAGCGCAGCGGATGTCCGGCCTGGAAGATCCGGCCTTCGGTGAACTGACGCGGCTTGCTCGCCTGGTGAATGATTTTATAACGGAGCGCGCCGAACAGGTCGGTCTCCAGCACTACGACGGTAAGATCGAAACCATGTACAATCACGGTCGCGTTCAGCTGGTGGACGTTTTGGGCACCTTCGATGAAAACCGCTTTCTGTACGATGGCGAACAGGTGAGCAAGGAAACCCTGCGACAGGCCTACAAAGCCTATCAGCCGGAATGGGTGGAAGCGGTGGATCAGGCGAAGAAAGAGGCTGCAGCCAACGACGATTCCAACTGGAAGAGTTACTGCGCAAAGGAACCAGAGCCCTTACCGGATGAACTCATTACGCTGGTCAGTCAGATCTACAAAGCCGGCGCGAATCTGTATCTCGGACACGATACGTTCACCGATGTCCCGCCGCTCAAAGATTTGATTCCGGAACTGAAAAAGCAAAAGGAACAGCTTACCAAATAG
- a CDS encoding redoxin domain-containing protein produces the protein MNSENNTIRAPEFPGDMEWLNTERSLSLEELRGKIVLLDFWTYCCINCIHVLPDLKKLEEKYAEELVVIGVHSAKFFTEQGTDNIRQAILRYNITHPVVNDKDLRIWNEYNANAWPTLVLINPEGYIAYRRSGENVFDALDGQIQFLLDKFEGEIDRTPMDFVLEQEKIPDTFLKFPGKVTADAENDRLYITDSNNNRIVVTDMAGNLLKTIGSGEKGQSDGSFESAQFNQPQGTVLLENSLYIADTENHLIRRADLESETVETIAGIGRQVYNRRPDDVAKYTGLNSPWDLTIADSTLYIAKAGSHQIWRLDLRSGNITLHAGSGYENIKDGPLTEAQLAQPSGITHGDGKIYFADSEVSGIRSADIAPQGKVRTIIGHGLFEYGDKDGSYRRARLQHPLGITYVDGMLYIADTYNNKIKRIDPDERTSETVAGTGEPGMKDGKAKSATFDEPGGIDYADGKLYIADTNNHLVRVFDLESKTVSTLKISGIREMAGASEFDPESFSGTVRDPVTIDLNSLNQIRFDISLPKGYKLNPLATSQVRLIAGDGSIIKTAELTGLPQSLPLKESMKPKYAELLIYYCRKDNEGLCFIDNSLVEFRNSNDGMSGEITVSYDLMVQS, from the coding sequence ATGAATTCCGAGAACAATACAATTCGTGCGCCCGAATTTCCCGGCGATATGGAATGGCTGAATACCGAGAGATCCCTATCGCTGGAAGAACTCCGAGGCAAAATAGTATTGCTGGACTTTTGGACGTATTGCTGTATCAACTGCATCCACGTGCTGCCCGACCTCAAGAAACTGGAGGAGAAATACGCGGAGGAGTTGGTGGTTATCGGCGTACACTCGGCTAAATTCTTCACCGAGCAGGGGACGGATAACATCCGCCAGGCGATTCTCCGGTACAACATCACGCATCCGGTGGTGAACGATAAAGATTTGCGCATCTGGAACGAATACAACGCCAACGCCTGGCCGACGCTGGTGCTGATTAATCCCGAGGGTTATATCGCCTACCGCCGATCCGGGGAGAACGTATTCGACGCCCTGGACGGACAGATTCAGTTCCTCCTGGATAAATTCGAGGGCGAAATAGATCGGACGCCCATGGACTTTGTCCTTGAACAGGAAAAAATACCGGACACGTTCTTAAAATTCCCCGGAAAGGTCACCGCAGATGCGGAGAATGACCGGCTGTACATCACCGATTCCAATAATAACAGAATTGTCGTTACCGATATGGCGGGGAACTTGTTAAAAACCATCGGCTCAGGAGAAAAAGGCCAATCCGACGGCAGTTTCGAGTCGGCGCAGTTTAACCAGCCACAGGGAACCGTTCTCCTCGAAAATTCTCTCTATATCGCGGATACCGAAAACCATCTCATCCGTAGGGCGGATCTGGAGAGTGAAACCGTGGAAACCATCGCCGGGATTGGCCGACAGGTCTACAATCGCCGGCCGGATGACGTCGCAAAATATACCGGACTCAACTCGCCGTGGGATCTCACAATAGCGGACAGTACTCTCTACATCGCCAAGGCCGGCTCACATCAAATCTGGCGCCTGGATCTGCGCTCCGGTAATATTACCCTGCACGCCGGATCGGGGTACGAAAACATTAAAGACGGACCGCTGACGGAAGCGCAACTAGCGCAGCCCAGCGGGATAACTCACGGTGACGGGAAAATCTACTTCGCAGACAGCGAGGTCTCAGGAATTCGGAGTGCCGATATTGCTCCCCAGGGAAAGGTACGAACCATTATCGGACACGGATTGTTCGAATACGGCGATAAAGACGGCAGCTACCGGCGTGCCAGGTTGCAGCATCCGCTGGGAATCACCTATGTCGACGGCATGCTCTATATCGCCGATACCTATAATAACAAGATTAAGCGCATCGATCCCGACGAGCGCACCAGCGAAACCGTCGCCGGTACCGGTGAACCCGGCATGAAGGACGGAAAAGCCAAATCCGCGACTTTTGATGAGCCCGGCGGCATCGATTACGCCGACGGCAAACTGTACATCGCCGATACCAATAATCATCTGGTGCGGGTATTTGACCTGGAGAGCAAAACGGTGTCCACATTGAAAATCAGTGGCATCCGGGAGATGGCCGGAGCGTCGGAGTTCGATCCGGAGTCCTTCTCTGGCACTGTGCGGGACCCGGTAACGATTGATCTCAATTCGCTGAATCAGATTCGGTTCGATATTTCGTTACCGAAGGGATATAAATTGAATCCCCTGGCCACCAGCCAGGTGCGATTGATTGCCGGGGACGGGTCGATCATCAAAACCGCCGAACTTACCGGGCTGCCGCAATCCCTTCCTCTAAAAGAGTCAATGAAACCGAAGTACGC
- a CDS encoding CAP domain-containing protein produces MRIHEIINQRREAQHLAPLAYDTSLAALAADHSQDMGQHSYFGHINFRGENASQRAKAAGLTTQKQKGDRVITGIAENIYRIPMYSWVVRWRGNTYHWKTVDEIAQSVVSGWMASPGHRRNLLSPDAERHGLGIYIAADNNIYVTQDLW; encoded by the coding sequence ATGAGGATTCATGAAATCATCAACCAGCGGCGGGAGGCACAGCACCTTGCGCCCCTGGCTTACGACACGTCACTGGCCGCGCTGGCAGCCGACCACAGTCAGGATATGGGACAGCACAGCTATTTTGGTCATATCAACTTTCGCGGGGAAAATGCCAGCCAGCGCGCCAAAGCCGCCGGACTTACGACTCAAAAGCAGAAAGGCGATCGGGTTATTACCGGAATCGCTGAAAATATCTACCGCATTCCGATGTATTCCTGGGTGGTACGCTGGCGCGGCAACACGTATCACTGGAAAACCGTGGACGAGATCGCCCAATCGGTGGTCAGCGGCTGGATGGCCAGCCCCGGCCACCGGCGGAACCTACTGAGTCCCGACGCCGAGCGGCACGGCCTCGGTATCTACATTGCGGCGGATAATAACATCTATGTGACGCAAGATCTCTGGTAA
- a CDS encoding DUF6175 family protein yields the protein MKGFLSVCLAVILLLPILSIAQSELPESREATLVETTSPTEVMVRAKGIGHHDPGGLFKSPDPKVMNRRAERDALKSAVYFLLFNAGTPILQMAEEKLAFQNIQDNFFQEDHLRKFIAWESPQYSSRVKLNETSVKVEKSYRINKQAIIDELVQKGIIAAREDLVSKVGKPYIMVLPETQDGGNPMEKLGEPKHKKAAEVIESYLTSRQYDVLVPEQVQANNAMQQTATFMSGMEDDYSYQLALSIGSDIYITYSVNVESRKVGNTKVAKASVGVRAYETTTARLLGTETGYSEERPGSEMVLIEEAVNNAVDQALNKLQSYWKSDLERGVQFKLVVSLGSGFDGDTAEDIAWGFGDILEEVTKDYKENVISAKTLDYLIWCNPDEYKRSSDVYRALKERFQNEALPGGLDRNAINRKLLLLTIKE from the coding sequence ATGAAGGGATTTCTTTCAGTCTGCCTCGCTGTCATTTTGCTGCTTCCTATCCTCAGCATTGCCCAGTCAGAGTTACCGGAGTCCAGAGAAGCCACCCTGGTGGAGACGACCTCTCCCACCGAGGTGATGGTCCGGGCAAAGGGTATCGGCCATCATGATCCCGGTGGATTGTTTAAAAGCCCCGATCCCAAGGTAATGAACAGGCGAGCCGAGCGTGATGCCCTGAAATCTGCCGTGTACTTCCTGCTGTTTAACGCCGGTACGCCCATCCTCCAGATGGCTGAGGAGAAACTGGCGTTTCAAAATATCCAGGATAACTTTTTTCAGGAGGATCATCTCCGGAAGTTCATCGCCTGGGAAAGCCCGCAGTACTCCAGCCGGGTCAAGCTGAATGAGACCAGTGTGAAGGTGGAAAAGTCCTACAGAATTAACAAGCAGGCAATCATCGACGAACTGGTACAAAAAGGCATCATTGCCGCCAGAGAAGACCTGGTCTCCAAGGTCGGGAAGCCGTATATCATGGTACTTCCGGAAACCCAGGATGGCGGAAATCCCATGGAAAAGCTCGGTGAGCCGAAGCATAAAAAAGCGGCTGAAGTTATCGAATCGTATCTCACCTCGCGCCAATACGATGTCTTAGTCCCGGAACAGGTGCAGGCGAATAATGCGATGCAGCAGACCGCCACTTTCATGTCCGGCATGGAGGACGATTATTCCTACCAGTTAGCGCTTTCTATCGGCAGCGATATTTATATTACTTATTCTGTGAATGTGGAGAGCCGGAAAGTCGGCAACACCAAAGTGGCCAAAGCCAGCGTGGGTGTGCGGGCGTATGAGACCACCACTGCCCGACTCCTCGGCACGGAGACCGGCTATTCCGAGGAGCGACCCGGCAGTGAAATGGTGCTCATCGAGGAGGCAGTGAATAACGCTGTGGATCAAGCCCTCAACAAGCTCCAGTCGTACTGGAAATCCGATCTTGAACGCGGTGTTCAGTTTAAACTCGTGGTTTCCCTGGGCTCCGGATTTGACGGCGACACCGCCGAAGACATCGCCTGGGGATTCGGAGATATACTGGAAGAGGTGACGAAGGATTACAAGGAAAACGTCATCAGCGCCAAGACGCTGGACTATTTGATCTGGTGCAACCCGGACGAATACAAAAGATCATCTGATGTCTACCGCGCACTGAAGGAACGGTTCCAAAACGAGGCGCTGCCCGGGGGTCTCGACCGAAATGCTATCAACCGAAAACTGCTGCTGTTGACGATTAAGGAGTAA
- a CDS encoding nitroreductase family protein has protein sequence MPPNEFRPYEEYSEIPLPEMQKRARRFYHHLRKRRSVRDFSDRDVPRDIIAQCIRVAGTAPSGANMQPWHFVAVQDSAIKSKIREAAETEEREFYENRAPDDWLEALEPLGTDPEKPFLKEAPWLIAIFAETYGLNEDSSKRKHYYVKESVGIATGILITAVHNAGLVSLTHTPSPMGFLNEILDRPENEKPFLLLVVGYPSESLTVPDISKKQLDEILTII, from the coding sequence ATGCCTCCCAACGAATTCAGACCTTATGAGGAATACTCAGAAATCCCGCTCCCGGAGATGCAAAAACGAGCCCGTCGGTTCTACCATCACCTGCGAAAACGCCGGTCCGTCAGAGACTTTTCCGATCGGGACGTTCCCAGAGATATTATTGCACAATGTATCCGGGTAGCGGGGACCGCGCCCAGCGGAGCCAACATGCAGCCGTGGCATTTCGTAGCGGTACAGGATTCAGCGATAAAATCAAAAATCAGGGAAGCCGCCGAAACCGAAGAGCGGGAGTTCTACGAAAACCGCGCCCCGGATGACTGGCTGGAAGCCCTGGAACCCCTCGGCACGGATCCCGAGAAACCATTCCTGAAGGAAGCGCCCTGGCTCATCGCCATCTTTGCTGAAACGTACGGTCTGAACGAGGATAGTTCAAAGCGGAAACATTATTACGTGAAGGAATCAGTTGGAATTGCCACGGGAATACTTATCACGGCAGTGCATAACGCCGGACTTGTCTCGCTTACTCACACCCCGAGTCCCATGGGATTCCTGAATGAAATACTGGACCGGCCGGAAAATGAAAAACCGTTCCTCCTCCTGGTGGTGGGATATCCATCGGAGAGTCTGACGGTTCCGGATATTTCGAAGAAGCAGCTCGATGAGATCCTTACGATTATTTGA
- a CDS encoding LPP20 family lipoprotein: protein MKRNILPAILLIFSTSLLLAQAPEWYINPQASYPADQYITGVGLDESLESAKQQAKAEIASQIQTTIQSEITDIEQEMTFEGSSTVRSDFTQKIKEITNVSISGIAYPRTEQKEGKYYVLGLLDKTRYLQDIRAQLETKESALADLDQSIQDQLQSGGILTALENYDKMTTQLNEFLGLRSIYNSLSRAPYIGDLSFSLNSVWTDIITLIRSISIQPVSGENQTAKPGEMLPEPIIVRVTYSSNDRDIPVSGLVLTFENSDGSRIDKVETDASGQASAKIIAVPGESPTAGQVEVTFASMPFPALRKNLRTKSLEITYVIDQPDYAFRIQVTGNTGDTFQKSLQQALTGMGYTIKANAPVTVKAELAIQNSREVKGFAGTQYMKEAQATISLVAVGSGDILGQAQFTGRGMSTKSPGDAETMAYERIDLTKSKLAQLFANAADNLQPVYKE from the coding sequence ATGAAACGGAATATTCTGCCGGCCATACTCCTCATTTTCTCAACTTCTCTGCTTTTAGCTCAGGCTCCGGAGTGGTATATCAATCCGCAAGCCAGTTACCCTGCCGACCAATATATCACCGGTGTAGGTTTGGATGAGTCTCTGGAATCCGCCAAGCAGCAGGCCAAGGCGGAAATCGCCAGCCAGATCCAGACGACGATTCAATCCGAGATCACCGATATCGAGCAGGAAATGACATTCGAGGGGTCTTCTACTGTCCGCAGCGATTTCACTCAAAAGATCAAAGAGATCACCAACGTTTCGATCTCAGGTATCGCCTATCCCCGTACCGAACAAAAAGAGGGAAAATATTACGTCCTCGGGCTGCTGGATAAAACCAGGTACCTCCAGGACATCCGGGCCCAGCTCGAGACCAAAGAGAGCGCACTGGCCGATCTGGATCAATCAATTCAAGATCAACTGCAATCGGGTGGAATTCTAACGGCATTGGAGAACTACGATAAAATGACGACTCAGCTAAACGAATTCCTGGGGCTCCGCAGCATTTATAATTCATTGAGCCGCGCTCCGTACATAGGCGATCTCTCCTTCAGCCTGAACTCGGTCTGGACGGATATTATTACGCTGATTCGCAGCATTAGCATTCAGCCAGTCAGCGGAGAAAACCAAACCGCCAAACCTGGTGAAATGCTCCCTGAACCAATAATCGTCAGGGTCACATACAGTTCCAATGATCGGGACATCCCGGTCTCCGGCCTGGTACTAACATTTGAGAACAGTGACGGCAGCCGAATCGACAAGGTGGAGACCGATGCTTCCGGACAGGCATCCGCCAAAATTATCGCCGTTCCCGGCGAAAGCCCGACTGCGGGACAAGTTGAAGTAACCTTCGCCTCCATGCCGTTCCCGGCACTCAGGAAAAACCTGCGGACCAAATCTCTGGAAATAACCTATGTGATAGACCAACCGGATTACGCGTTCCGAATCCAGGTCACCGGAAATACCGGAGATACCTTCCAAAAATCTCTGCAACAGGCACTGACGGGCATGGGCTACACCATCAAGGCGAATGCACCGGTCACGGTCAAAGCCGAACTTGCCATCCAGAATTCCAGAGAAGTGAAGGGCTTTGCGGGAACGCAGTATATGAAGGAAGCCCAGGCAACCATATCTCTGGTAGCGGTTGGATCCGGAGACATATTGGGGCAGGCGCAGTTCACCGGACGCGGCATGAGCACCAAATCACCGGGGGATGCCGAAACGATGGCCTATGAACGGATTGACCTTACGAAATCCAAACTTGCTCAACTGTTTGCCAACGCCGCAGACAATTTACAGCCAGTATACAAGGAATAA
- a CDS encoding carbohydrate binding family 9 domain-containing protein, translating into MHRSPWITTLFCVLFGTSLIFAMETDSTEFEPKFKPTVTIAPTTSSIKIDGQLTDAGWKDATMATGFSEIEPGDNIAPLVQTEVLITYDHANLYVAFRAYDDPEDIRVTLQDRDNMFSDDFVGIFLDTYGTQTWAYEFHSNPLGIQGDGRMTQIREDMSFDVVYHTEGMVTEDGYQVEFAIPFRSLRFPEKKNPVWRITFFRNHPRESRHQYSLAAVDRDNPCLLCQLGYLRGIEGISPGRNLELLPEAIVTQEGYLDDNEDPNSHFINKSVDAEASLGLKYSLSSNSTIDVTVNPDFSQVEADPAQIDVNTTFALFYPERRPFFQEGSDLFESWMDLVYTRSINDPSLAAKLTGRFDQTSVAWIGGRDEHSAIILPFEEQSKYVGGEDRIRSTSNILRVKRTFAEESHVGLLATDRRFDPGGSESVVSGDFNHRFLKNYRIQTQLTISQTQEPNDTSLTSDIDDIQFGDKNYSVAFDGESFTGHAIYASFERHARLWDFDLNYRDYSPTFRAGNGFITQNNRRFIGGWTDWEKYLNIAWVDRIEGGFNTAYIQNYDGIAKDQWFVPYFNATLTKQTHFNISYVMSRERFQDIVFSGIRRVNINVNSNFSQAMTAGFYVGTGRSIARNEEPPVLGKQFDVSFWSTIKPTQHLTIQPEVDYSQMKHPVTDSTLYDGYIVRARFNYQFTRELFLRLFVQYDDFDNNIDFDPMLTYRINAFSVIYLGTTHDYHDFGTSADYVRTSRQYFLKFRYLFQL; encoded by the coding sequence ATGCATCGGTCACCCTGGATAACGACTCTGTTCTGTGTTCTTTTCGGTACGTCGCTGATTTTTGCTATGGAAACCGATTCGACTGAGTTCGAACCAAAATTCAAGCCCACCGTCACAATTGCACCAACTACTTCTTCCATCAAAATTGATGGACAGCTCACGGACGCCGGCTGGAAGGATGCCACCATGGCCACCGGTTTCTCGGAAATCGAGCCCGGCGATAATATTGCTCCCCTCGTCCAGACTGAAGTGCTGATTACCTATGACCATGCGAATCTCTATGTGGCGTTCAGGGCGTACGATGATCCGGAGGATATCCGGGTCACGCTACAGGACAGGGATAATATGTTTTCCGATGATTTTGTTGGGATTTTCCTGGATACCTACGGCACCCAGACCTGGGCATATGAGTTCCATTCCAACCCCCTGGGCATCCAGGGAGATGGCAGGATGACACAAATTCGCGAAGATATGTCCTTCGACGTCGTCTACCACACTGAAGGTATGGTAACGGAAGACGGGTACCAGGTTGAGTTCGCCATACCGTTCCGGAGCTTGCGTTTTCCAGAGAAGAAGAATCCGGTATGGCGGATCACCTTTTTTCGTAATCATCCGCGGGAGAGCCGACACCAATATTCTTTGGCTGCGGTAGATCGGGACAACCCGTGCCTTCTCTGTCAACTGGGGTATCTGCGCGGAATCGAGGGAATTTCTCCCGGAAGGAATCTGGAGCTGCTCCCGGAAGCGATTGTTACCCAGGAGGGATACCTTGATGACAACGAAGACCCGAACTCGCATTTTATCAATAAATCTGTCGATGCCGAAGCTTCGCTGGGATTGAAATATTCTCTCTCTTCCAACAGTACCATCGATGTGACTGTGAATCCGGACTTCAGTCAGGTTGAAGCCGATCCGGCACAGATCGACGTCAATACTACCTTTGCCCTGTTTTATCCTGAGCGTCGCCCCTTCTTCCAGGAAGGGAGTGACTTGTTTGAGAGCTGGATGGATCTGGTCTATACCCGTTCCATCAACGATCCGAGTCTTGCGGCCAAGCTGACCGGCCGGTTCGACCAAACAAGCGTTGCCTGGATCGGTGGCCGGGACGAGCACTCTGCAATTATCCTTCCCTTTGAGGAGCAGAGCAAATATGTAGGCGGGGAGGATCGGATCAGAAGCACATCGAATATTCTGCGGGTGAAACGGACCTTCGCCGAAGAATCACACGTCGGACTCCTGGCCACGGACCGGCGGTTTGACCCGGGAGGCTCGGAGTCTGTAGTAAGCGGAGATTTCAATCATCGATTTTTAAAAAATTACCGGATACAGACCCAGCTGACGATCAGCCAGACGCAGGAGCCGAATGATACCTCCCTGACCAGCGATATCGATGACATTCAGTTTGGGGATAAAAACTATTCCGTGGCGTTTGACGGCGAATCGTTCACCGGCCATGCCATTTACGCCAGTTTCGAACGTCATGCCCGTCTCTGGGATTTCGACTTAAATTATCGCGATTACAGCCCAACATTCCGGGCCGGGAATGGTTTTATTACACAAAACAATCGCCGCTTTATCGGTGGCTGGACTGACTGGGAAAAGTACCTGAATATCGCATGGGTGGATCGTATCGAAGGCGGGTTTAATACGGCATATATTCAAAACTATGATGGGATAGCGAAAGACCAATGGTTTGTTCCGTATTTCAATGCCACCCTCACAAAGCAGACACATTTCAATATTAGCTATGTCATGAGCCGGGAACGCTTCCAGGATATCGTTTTCTCCGGAATCAGGCGTGTCAATATCAATGTCAATTCGAACTTCAGCCAGGCCATGACAGCCGGGTTTTACGTTGGTACAGGGCGGTCTATTGCCAGAAATGAAGAACCGCCAGTACTGGGAAAACAGTTCGATGTCAGTTTCTGGAGCACCATCAAACCGACTCAACATCTGACCATCCAGCCCGAAGTTGACTACTCGCAGATGAAACACCCGGTGACCGACAGCACTTTATATGATGGTTACATCGTAAGGGCGCGATTTAACTATCAGTTTACCCGGGAGTTGTTTCTCCGGCTGTTTGTTCAATACGATGACTTTGACAATAATATCGACTTCGATCCCATGCTGACCTATCGGATTAACGCGTTTTCCGTCATTTATCTGGGTACAACGCATGACTATCATGATTTTGGCACATCGGCTGACTATGTGCGTACCAGTCGCCAGTACTTCCTCAAATTCCGGTATTTGTTTCAATTGTAA